One genomic window of Kosmotoga olearia TBF 19.5.1 includes the following:
- a CDS encoding ABC transporter ATP-binding protein produces the protein MREVLAFFYKYINKWEALLYFLFSISQKVCLIIIPILSKKLIDTANTHGDINELNRYGIYLAITFLAFIVFLSLRYYFQNTIEVKVLNKLRMELFKKINHIPYLDLIERDSGYFIQRMNNDVGRVRSLIVEDFTTFAINIFFITAILFIMLKLNLLLTLLLVLLFPIFVLFSKLVIPKIQSLSQKILENEEIINSQVEELLNNNYAVRAGNHQSFFETEFLHTLDSYYTTQIKEVKYEILYDFILVVGVMNAAHLLIYWLGANYVFSEKITIGTLLAFTLYFSRLWSPVEYFMGFQKRFKQKTVSLNRIRSFLSLKEEDSGSIDKLLDDFEELTIKDACLSFGNKKIFSNLNLSIKKGEKIGVIGENGAGKSTLANVLVKLIQLDSGRIYYNQIDYKNIDNKVLRKKIVLISQHPYVFGNLEKDLILQNTTMPNNLAEFINEKLGKKIYSKGSNLSGGEKKLINLWRSLNNEGEVFILDEPLAFVDKDKREIVIKLIKEYLKKKTCIVISHEKEILDFCDKVYKLENGKLHLKN, from the coding sequence ATGAGAGAAGTTCTGGCTTTCTTTTATAAATACATTAACAAATGGGAAGCTTTATTATATTTTCTATTCAGCATATCCCAAAAAGTTTGCCTGATAATTATCCCCATTTTATCTAAAAAATTGATCGATACAGCAAACACACATGGTGATATAAATGAGTTAAACAGGTATGGGATTTATTTAGCTATCACGTTTCTGGCATTCATCGTATTTCTTTCCCTTAGATATTATTTCCAAAATACTATTGAGGTGAAGGTTCTCAACAAATTACGGATGGAGTTATTTAAGAAGATAAACCACATACCTTATCTTGACTTGATAGAAAGGGATTCCGGTTATTTTATACAACGGATGAATAATGATGTTGGTAGGGTACGAAGTTTAATTGTAGAGGATTTTACGACGTTTGCCATAAACATCTTCTTTATAACCGCTATATTGTTTATAATGCTCAAATTGAATTTGTTATTAACCCTTTTGCTGGTACTCTTGTTTCCTATATTTGTTCTGTTTTCCAAACTTGTCATTCCAAAAATACAGAGTTTAAGTCAAAAGATTCTAGAAAACGAAGAGATAATAAACAGTCAGGTGGAAGAGCTACTCAATAATAATTATGCTGTTAGAGCTGGAAATCATCAAAGCTTCTTCGAAACGGAATTTCTTCACACACTCGATAGCTATTACACCACACAAATAAAAGAGGTGAAGTACGAAATTCTTTATGATTTCATACTTGTGGTTGGAGTTATGAATGCAGCTCACCTTTTAATTTATTGGCTGGGAGCAAACTACGTTTTTAGCGAAAAAATAACCATCGGTACTTTGTTAGCTTTTACCCTGTATTTTTCAAGATTGTGGAGTCCTGTCGAGTATTTTATGGGTTTTCAGAAAAGGTTCAAACAAAAGACGGTCTCTTTGAATAGGATTAGATCATTTCTAAGTTTGAAAGAGGAAGATAGCGGTTCTATTGATAAATTATTAGATGATTTTGAGGAATTAACAATAAAAGATGCCTGCCTATCATTCGGAAACAAAAAGATCTTTAGCAACCTGAATCTCTCAATTAAAAAGGGAGAAAAAATAGGCGTAATCGGTGAGAACGGAGCAGGAAAATCTACACTGGCCAATGTTTTGGTGAAGTTAATACAATTGGATAGCGGAAGAATTTACTACAACCAAATCGATTATAAGAATATCGATAATAAAGTTTTGCGTAAAAAGATCGTTCTGATATCCCAGCATCCATATGTTTTTGGAAATCTTGAAAAAGATTTAATTCTTCAAAACACAACCATGCCTAACAACCTCGCAGAATTCATAAATGAAAAATTAGGCAAGAAAATATACTCGAAAGGCTCCAATCTATCTGGTGGTGAGAAGAAATTAATAAATCTTTGGCGATCGCTTAATAATGAAGGTGAAGTGTTTATTTTAGACGAACCCCTCGCTTTTGTGGACAAAGATAAAAGAGAGATCGTAATAAAACTCATAAAGGAATACCTTAAGAAAAAAACATGTATCGTAATCAGCCATGAAAAAGAAATATTGGACTTTTGCGACAAAGTATACAAGCTTGAGAATGGAAAATTACACCTGAAAAATTGA
- a CDS encoding glycosyltransferase family 4 protein, producing the protein MKVLLYSENQKLFQKSGVGVALKHQMEALKRAGVNFTLNPKESFDIVHINTIGPGAWRLLKTSKRRGIPVIYHTHTTYEDFRNSFLFSNLAAPTIKRLLKKRYGAADYLIFPSKYTQETVRNYAVKTPGSVVSNGVDIEKFRKNEKLSHKFLETFSIKPPVILNVGLPLKRKGIHEFISVAKQLPEYTFVWFGAKFSALQPREVRNILKHPPKNVLFPGYVPSEILLGALSAADVFFFPSYEENEGIAVLEALSTECAVLIRDIPVYREWMHSGKNCLKGRSVPEFVDAIRKLIENPSFAKKLGKNGRKTAEERSLEKVGAKLKKIYEELLGGGL; encoded by the coding sequence ATGAAAGTACTATTGTACTCAGAGAATCAAAAGCTCTTTCAAAAATCCGGGGTCGGAGTAGCTTTAAAGCACCAGATGGAAGCGCTCAAGCGTGCTGGAGTAAACTTCACCTTGAATCCAAAAGAATCCTTTGATATTGTTCATATAAACACAATTGGACCGGGTGCCTGGAGGTTATTAAAGACTTCAAAACGAAGAGGGATACCGGTAATTTACCATACCCATACAACCTATGAAGACTTCCGAAACAGCTTCTTATTCAGCAATCTTGCGGCACCAACAATCAAAAGACTCCTAAAAAAAAGATACGGAGCGGCTGATTATCTGATTTTTCCATCGAAATATACCCAGGAAACAGTCAGAAACTACGCTGTTAAAACCCCTGGTTCGGTGGTTTCAAACGGTGTTGATATCGAGAAATTCAGAAAAAACGAAAAGCTTTCGCACAAATTTCTCGAGACTTTTTCTATTAAACCACCTGTAATATTGAACGTTGGGCTTCCCCTTAAAAGGAAAGGAATTCACGAATTTATATCCGTAGCCAAACAATTGCCAGAATATACATTTGTCTGGTTCGGCGCAAAGTTCTCGGCTCTCCAACCCCGTGAAGTGCGAAATATCTTAAAACACCCCCCAAAAAACGTCCTTTTCCCGGGATATGTTCCTTCTGAAATATTGTTAGGGGCACTTTCGGCAGCAGATGTTTTCTTTTTCCCGAGTTATGAAGAAAACGAGGGCATTGCCGTACTTGAGGCGCTATCAACAGAATGCGCGGTGTTAATCAGGGATATACCGGTATACAGAGAGTGGATGCACTCCGGCAAAAATTGCCTGAAAGGACGTAGCGTCCCTGAATTTGTTGACGCAATACGAAAACTCATCGAAAACCCTTCTTTCGCAAAAAAACTCGGTAAAAATGGTAGAAAAACCGCAGAAGAACGCAGTCTAGAAAAAGTTGGTGCAAAGTTGAAAAAAATATACGAAGAACTTCTTGGAGGTGGACTGTGA
- a CDS encoding ComF family protein, which produces MVLNFLERFFPNSCTSCGARIPVRNFLCEHCENQIKGPLLENFSISYINKTYAFWWYEPPMNDLIKAYKFQGRFRLAEQFAEMLFKMIFKFNIDGTIIPVPTTFSALRKRGFDTNALILKKLNRKLDITVLNALTALRRPMPQSRLSGNDRVISVKGKFQLVNSTLKLPERVILFDDVITTGATVSECAKILKSNGVIEIIGISLAKSH; this is translated from the coding sequence ATGGTTCTGAACTTTCTCGAAAGATTTTTTCCAAACAGCTGCACCTCTTGTGGTGCAAGAATTCCTGTTCGGAATTTCTTGTGCGAACACTGTGAAAACCAGATTAAAGGCCCCCTTCTGGAAAATTTTTCCATTTCTTACATCAATAAAACCTATGCTTTTTGGTGGTACGAACCTCCCATGAATGACCTTATAAAAGCCTACAAATTTCAGGGAAGGTTTCGTTTAGCCGAGCAATTCGCTGAGATGCTTTTCAAAATGATTTTCAAATTCAACATAGATGGTACAATTATCCCCGTTCCTACAACGTTTTCAGCGCTAAGAAAACGCGGTTTTGATACCAACGCTCTAATACTAAAAAAATTAAACAGAAAGCTCGACATCACCGTTTTAAATGCCCTAACGGCACTAAGGCGCCCAATGCCACAATCAAGATTGTCGGGAAATGATAGGGTAATTTCGGTGAAAGGGAAATTCCAGCTCGTTAACTCAACATTGAAGCTTCCAGAAAGAGTTATTCTGTTTGACGATGTTATCACTACTGGAGCAACCGTTTCAGAATGTGCTAAAATTCTCAAGTCAAACGGTGTCATAGAAATTATAGGAATTTCGCTGGCTAAGAGTCATTAA
- a CDS encoding glycosyltransferase family 4 protein produces MRIAMFTDTYEPQVNGVVTMVKQLKEHLALLGHEVFIFTGAHPKSHFEENVFRFRSFPFPWERQHRVVIPTVYFDVEKTLEKLQIDLIHSHTMLVMGYIGNIIAERKSIPSVTTYHTIMEDYVHYIPFFNSVLREFVIDLSRRFCNKNKAVIVPSRKVEKLLRDYGVSTDIEVIPNGIDLTPFENKISEEKIQEFRERFNIPSNAKVLIFVGRLGKEKSVDAIVENFSRIVKKYPDTFLLIVGDGPEKKNLKTQVKELGLKNRVIFTGYLKWPDEVVLAYNSSDIFVIASHTETFGVVLVEAMACGLPVVAYADDAFRDIVKNGINGFLIGSKDRLHEGIESLLSSDELMKNMSVASIEIAGSFTMEKHVKKTIALYETVLNSRD; encoded by the coding sequence ATGAGAATAGCGATGTTTACCGATACGTATGAACCTCAAGTAAATGGCGTTGTCACGATGGTCAAGCAGTTGAAGGAACATCTTGCGCTTCTTGGTCACGAGGTCTTTATCTTTACTGGAGCGCATCCGAAATCCCATTTTGAAGAGAACGTCTTCAGATTTAGGTCCTTTCCATTTCCATGGGAGAGACAGCATAGGGTTGTAATTCCAACTGTATATTTTGATGTTGAAAAAACCTTAGAAAAATTGCAGATTGATTTGATTCATAGCCATACAATGCTCGTTATGGGGTACATCGGGAATATAATAGCTGAGAGGAAATCAATTCCCTCTGTAACGACTTACCACACCATTATGGAGGATTATGTCCATTATATTCCCTTTTTTAACAGCGTTTTGAGAGAATTTGTTATAGATCTTTCAAGGCGTTTTTGCAATAAAAATAAAGCGGTCATTGTACCGTCGCGTAAGGTGGAAAAATTGCTCAGGGATTACGGTGTTTCTACCGATATAGAGGTTATTCCAAATGGAATAGATTTAACTCCTTTTGAAAATAAAATATCTGAAGAAAAAATCCAAGAGTTCAGAGAGCGTTTCAATATTCCTTCAAATGCTAAAGTGCTGATTTTTGTGGGAAGGCTTGGAAAAGAAAAAAGTGTGGATGCCATTGTGGAGAATTTTTCAAGGATTGTGAAGAAATATCCCGATACGTTCCTATTGATCGTTGGTGATGGTCCCGAGAAAAAGAACTTGAAAACGCAGGTAAAGGAACTGGGATTGAAGAACAGGGTTATTTTTACCGGTTATTTGAAATGGCCGGATGAAGTGGTACTGGCTTACAATAGCAGTGATATTTTTGTCATTGCTTCCCATACCGAAACCTTCGGAGTCGTTCTTGTAGAGGCAATGGCATGTGGATTACCGGTTGTGGCTTATGCGGACGACGCTTTTCGTGACATTGTGAAAAACGGAATAAATGGGTTCTTAATTGGATCAAAAGATCGGCTTCACGAAGGAATAGAAAGTCTTTTATCATCAGACGAACTCATGAAAAACATGTCTGTAGCTTCCATCGAAATTGCGGGATCCTTTACCATGGAGAAGCATGTAAAAAAGACAATAGCTCTATATGAAACTGTGTTGAACTCAAGAGATTAG
- a CDS encoding S41 family peptidase, giving the protein MREDLDFLVSKIVAEFYNPWLKVDEDVFWNLVAEKRAQLDHDMTWSEFYMIAAPLIAILHDQHSFLHPPSDAVIRVFPFRLHNVKDKAVVINSVCELPVGAIVTKINGIPVENIIQELEMYGTYETPESRLNFLVNYFIQALPEWWGIEEFEITYLYKNEEKVLNLEATSSKYYRWITQPVRKRSPSFELHGSIGVLKVPSFNRSYKNETVKKMEEAIDSDITNLIIDVRSNSGGSTGNVLSLLQYFVDKPTKLAKGIGAKSYTREVVKYAILDYGVNVYPAKKQFSGKLWILTDEDIFSGTLIFLGFLVREGIGTILGERSSETANFGFKQQEYLLPNTNCSVDLSKARILLLEEGRHIEPDIPINLSLEEKIKWIIGEADPMLDKALKIVKEVQKGGYSSSE; this is encoded by the coding sequence TTGAGAGAGGACTTAGATTTTCTTGTCTCCAAAATCGTTGCAGAGTTTTACAATCCATGGCTAAAGGTAGATGAAGATGTATTCTGGAATCTTGTGGCAGAGAAAAGGGCTCAATTAGACCACGATATGACCTGGTCGGAATTCTACATGATAGCTGCTCCGTTAATAGCCATTCTTCACGACCAGCATTCCTTTTTGCATCCTCCATCAGATGCAGTAATCAGAGTATTTCCATTTAGGTTGCACAATGTGAAAGATAAAGCGGTGGTGATCAATTCAGTCTGCGAACTGCCAGTCGGAGCCATTGTAACAAAGATCAATGGCATTCCGGTTGAGAATATTATCCAGGAACTGGAGATGTATGGAACCTATGAAACTCCAGAGAGTAGACTTAATTTTCTGGTGAATTACTTCATCCAAGCATTGCCTGAGTGGTGGGGAATCGAGGAATTTGAGATTACATATCTTTATAAAAATGAAGAAAAAGTACTGAATTTGGAAGCTACAAGTTCAAAGTATTATAGATGGATTACTCAACCAGTAAGAAAAAGAAGCCCATCATTTGAGTTGCATGGTTCTATTGGAGTTTTGAAAGTTCCGAGTTTTAATAGATCATATAAGAATGAAACAGTAAAGAAAATGGAGGAAGCGATAGATAGCGACATCACCAATCTAATTATTGATGTTAGAAGCAATTCGGGAGGTAGTACAGGAAACGTATTGAGTCTCCTGCAATATTTTGTAGATAAACCAACGAAATTGGCCAAAGGAATCGGGGCGAAATCTTATACAAGGGAAGTAGTTAAATACGCTATTTTAGATTATGGTGTGAATGTGTATCCTGCGAAGAAACAGTTTTCTGGAAAGCTGTGGATTCTAACGGATGAAGATATTTTTTCCGGTACTCTCATATTTCTTGGTTTTTTGGTAAGAGAAGGCATTGGAACGATTCTAGGAGAAAGGTCAAGCGAAACAGCGAATTTTGGGTTTAAACAACAGGAATATTTATTACCAAACACAAACTGTAGCGTAGACTTATCAAAAGCGAGGATTTTGCTTCTTGAAGAGGGAAGACATATAGAGCCGGATATTCCCATAAACCTGAGCCTTGAGGAAAAGATTAAATGGATAATAGGAGAAGCTGATCCCATGCTTGATAAAGCGCTTAAGATTGTCAAAGAGGTTCAAAAAGGGGGTTATTCCTCGTCCGAATAA
- a CDS encoding lysylphosphatidylglycerol synthase transmembrane domain-containing protein, with product MSKTLRNLLIVVLITIITLVIISHFSDFKTAFAYIIQASPFWVFITFVVAATAWVLEALTVKIFSKLSGLHAKFIYLLKLTIIGAFFSAITPFYTGGQPAQIAFMAKKRLSAGKASAMLMARFVAYQIVITVFGVVGVFSAYSFVSKEISNLALLAIFGFILNSGVLFFIIMFSISARTTEKIVRFFIFLLARFRVIKNPEEKIEKILFEVSRFNKSMKKSFETPKTFLLSLTLSFLQMMAVISIPYFASRSLGITVDYFQLISVQLVLFLIASMVPTPGASGASEGGFMLFFTPLFGAKTAAVMLLWRFFTYYMNILFGGFLTVIETHSHKS from the coding sequence GTGAGCAAAACTCTTCGGAACTTGTTGATCGTAGTCTTGATAACTATTATCACACTTGTTATAATCTCGCATTTTTCAGATTTTAAAACCGCGTTTGCCTATATTATCCAGGCTTCACCATTCTGGGTATTCATCACCTTTGTCGTTGCAGCCACAGCCTGGGTACTGGAAGCATTGACGGTCAAGATCTTCTCCAAACTCTCCGGCCTTCATGCAAAATTTATTTACCTTCTGAAACTTACAATAATAGGAGCCTTTTTCTCTGCAATAACCCCTTTCTACACCGGTGGTCAGCCAGCTCAAATAGCCTTCATGGCAAAAAAAAGGCTAAGCGCCGGCAAAGCTTCCGCTATGTTGATGGCGCGTTTTGTGGCTTATCAGATCGTCATTACGGTCTTCGGCGTAGTTGGGGTTTTCTCAGCTTATTCTTTTGTCTCTAAGGAAATATCTAACTTAGCGCTTCTTGCTATATTTGGGTTCATCCTGAACTCAGGTGTCTTGTTCTTCATAATAATGTTTTCAATCAGCGCCCGTACTACTGAGAAAATTGTGAGATTCTTTATTTTTCTGTTGGCTAGATTCAGGGTTATAAAAAATCCTGAAGAAAAAATCGAAAAGATACTTTTTGAGGTAAGTCGTTTTAACAAAAGCATGAAAAAGTCTTTTGAAACCCCGAAAACTTTCCTTCTATCGTTAACTCTGTCTTTTTTACAAATGATGGCGGTAATCTCTATTCCATACTTTGCATCACGCTCCCTTGGTATAACCGTCGACTACTTCCAGTTGATCTCCGTTCAGTTGGTTCTATTTTTGATAGCTTCAATGGTACCAACTCCGGGAGCAAGTGGTGCCTCTGAAGGAGGCTTTATGCTTTTTTTCACCCCGCTCTTTGGAGCTAAAACCGCTGCAGTTATGCTCTTATGGCGTTTCTTTACCTATTACATGAACATACTGTTCGGAGGGTTCCTGACTGTCATTGAAACACACAGCCATAAATCCTAA
- a CDS encoding ABC transporter ATP-binding protein, whose amino-acid sequence MEMIQLKGVSKTYKNGVEALKRVNLSIESGEVVGLVGPNGAGKTTLAKTVLGLLKPTEGTVKILGKNIDKMTKEDRKQIGFVMDVPGLYDDLTVKENLEFWAELYRVSDGRCKELLQQWGLWEKRNSLTKELSAGMKQKLAISCAFVHDPSIIVMDEPTSNLDPVARKNMVEFLKSFRNKTKRF is encoded by the coding sequence ATGGAGATGATACAACTAAAAGGCGTGAGTAAGACTTATAAAAACGGTGTAGAAGCTTTGAAGAGGGTAAATCTTTCAATTGAAAGTGGTGAGGTTGTAGGGCTCGTTGGACCAAACGGCGCGGGTAAGACAACACTGGCGAAGACGGTGTTGGGCCTTTTGAAGCCCACAGAAGGAACGGTAAAAATTCTGGGCAAAAATATCGATAAAATGACGAAAGAAGATAGGAAACAAATAGGATTCGTTATGGATGTTCCGGGTTTGTATGATGATTTAACTGTTAAAGAAAACTTGGAATTCTGGGCAGAATTGTATCGAGTTTCTGATGGTCGCTGCAAGGAGTTGCTTCAGCAGTGGGGATTGTGGGAAAAAAGAAATAGCTTAACCAAAGAACTCTCTGCGGGTATGAAACAGAAACTTGCAATATCGTGTGCATTTGTACATGATCCTTCAATTATCGTTATGGACGAGCCGACATCCAATCTCGATCCGGTTGCAAGGAAAAACATGGTGGAGTTTCTGAAAAGCTTTCGCAACAAAACAAAGCGCTTTTGA
- a CDS encoding MATE family efflux transporter: MKYSLLRSYLSHEEAAEIRKKLIVIALPAMGENILQMLLGIADTAFLGHYDWRVMSGVGVANQMVFILQVILIAVSTGTMVYISNGLGAKNQRLVNRVSWHSIYLAAAVGIAMTLLAFFSDSFIEWFFPKAEPIVQQAAQDYLAIILLGATGFSFMIVLGSVLRGAGDTKSPMITVAISNAINIFLDYALIFGRFGFPELGARGAATATIISRFVGATILLYLLFRNKRIAMGPKPCRFSSRVTRNIFSVGLPTAFDNLSFSVGIMVFANILLLAGARVYAAHRIGINVESISFMPAWGLGVSITALVGMYNGAGQINKVIGTLRQGWIISMCFSSIIGILIFLFPRAFIMIFTNDAEIIQMASLPVRIIGLFQIILGTDFAFTGALRGLGDTRFPMIASMIAMWLVRIPVGFVLVKYFGMGLMGAWIGMMIDMILRMSLKVFRLLSGNWEKTADKVRKKAGA, translated from the coding sequence ATGAAGTATAGCCTGCTAAGAAGTTATCTTTCTCACGAAGAAGCTGCTGAAATAAGAAAAAAATTAATTGTTATTGCTCTTCCAGCGATGGGTGAGAACATCCTCCAGATGCTTCTCGGTATTGCGGATACCGCATTTCTTGGGCATTATGATTGGCGGGTTATGAGCGGCGTTGGGGTAGCGAACCAGATGGTTTTTATACTTCAGGTGATTCTTATAGCAGTATCTACCGGGACAATGGTTTATATTTCAAATGGGCTTGGCGCGAAAAATCAAAGGCTTGTAAATAGAGTAAGCTGGCATTCGATTTATCTTGCAGCGGCTGTTGGAATAGCGATGACTCTTTTGGCTTTTTTCTCTGATAGTTTTATAGAGTGGTTTTTCCCGAAGGCTGAACCCATTGTTCAGCAAGCCGCACAGGATTATTTAGCCATTATCCTTCTTGGTGCGACAGGGTTCAGCTTTATGATCGTTCTTGGATCCGTTCTGAGAGGGGCAGGAGATACCAAATCCCCGATGATAACCGTGGCAATATCCAATGCGATAAACATTTTTCTCGATTATGCACTCATTTTTGGAAGGTTCGGATTCCCCGAATTGGGAGCAAGAGGTGCAGCGACAGCTACAATTATTTCAAGGTTTGTTGGTGCAACTATTTTGCTTTATCTTCTTTTCAGGAATAAGAGAATAGCAATGGGACCAAAACCGTGCAGATTTTCTTCGAGAGTAACGAGAAATATATTTTCAGTTGGTCTGCCAACGGCTTTTGATAATCTATCTTTTTCGGTGGGAATTATGGTTTTTGCTAATATACTGCTTTTAGCTGGTGCCAGGGTGTATGCGGCGCATAGAATAGGTATAAACGTTGAGTCGATTTCCTTCATGCCTGCCTGGGGGTTGGGTGTTTCCATTACGGCTCTTGTCGGTATGTATAATGGAGCAGGACAGATAAACAAGGTTATCGGGACCTTGCGACAGGGCTGGATTATCTCAATGTGTTTTTCCTCTATTATCGGCATTTTGATCTTTCTGTTTCCGCGTGCTTTTATAATGATCTTCACAAACGACGCTGAGATAATTCAGATGGCGAGCCTGCCAGTCAGGATAATCGGGTTGTTTCAAATCATCCTCGGGACAGATTTTGCTTTTACCGGTGCGCTGCGCGGGCTGGGAGATACACGGTTTCCTATGATTGCCTCTATGATCGCTATGTGGCTTGTCAGGATACCTGTGGGTTTTGTTCTGGTAAAATATTTCGGTATGGGACTTATGGGGGCATGGATAGGTATGATGATTGATATGATCCTCAGAATGTCCCTTAAAGTATTCAGATTACTTTCAGGTAACTGGGAAAAAACTGCCGATAAGGTTCGTAAAAAAGCCGGTGCATAA
- a CDS encoding S41 family peptidase, whose protein sequence is MNKTRCILIGVLLLISTFTIAEQLFTPEQLREDLDFLVSKIVAEFYNPWLKVDEDVFWNLVAEKRAQLDHDMTWSEFYMIAAPLIAILHDQHSMLCPPTDAEIKVFPFRLRRVNGYAVVVNSICKLPVGAIVTKINGIPIENIIEELQVYGSSETLESSLNWRVNYFIQALPEWWGIEEFEITYLRRDGKKTLKIESASSKDYKWVPQPVRKRSPSFELHGSIGVLKIPSFNGSFRQEIIDRMEEALDSYITDLIIDVRSNPGGDLEPVISLMEYLVDKPTELTIGIGSKSHTREGTKYIVSKYNIYIYPAEKHFSGRVWILTDENVFSASLRFLSYTLKADIGTILGERSSETANFGSNRKGYLLPNTKCIANLSKARILLLEEGRHIEPDIPINLSLEEKISWIIGEADPMLDKALKIVKEAQKGGYSSSE, encoded by the coding sequence GTGAATAAAACTCGCTGTATACTCATAGGAGTCCTTTTACTCATCTCCACTTTCACAATAGCCGAACAGCTTTTTACTCCCGAGCAGTTGAGAGAGGACTTAGATTTTCTTGTCTCCAAAATCGTTGCAGAGTTTTACAATCCATGGCTAAAGGTAGATGAAGATGTATTCTGGAATCTTGTGGCAGAGAAAAGGGCTCAATTAGACCACGATATGACCTGGTCGGAATTCTACATGATAGCTGCTCCGTTAATAGCCATTCTTCATGATCAACATTCCATGTTATGCCCTCCTACGGATGCCGAGATCAAGGTTTTCCCCTTCAGATTGCGCAGGGTAAACGGGTATGCCGTGGTAGTTAATTCAATCTGTAAACTGCCAGTCGGAGCCATTGTGACAAAGATCAACGGTATTCCAATTGAGAATATTATTGAAGAGCTGCAAGTGTATGGATCTTCTGAAACTCTTGAAAGCAGCTTAAACTGGCGGGTTAATTACTTCATCCAGGCACTACCAGAATGGTGGGGAATCGAGGAATTCGAGATCACCTATCTTCGCAGAGATGGGAAAAAAACACTGAAGATTGAATCTGCATCTTCAAAAGACTATAAATGGGTCCCCCAACCGGTAAGAAAAAGAAGCCCATCATTTGAACTACATGGTTCTATCGGGGTATTGAAAATCCCAAGTTTTAATGGGTCATTTCGACAAGAAATAATAGACAGGATGGAAGAAGCTCTGGATAGCTACATTACTGATCTGATTATAGACGTTAGAAGCAATCCGGGAGGTGATCTAGAGCCTGTGATAAGCCTGATGGAATATCTTGTAGATAAACCAACTGAGTTAACCATAGGAATCGGATCAAAATCCCACACCAGGGAGGGAACCAAATACATTGTTTCAAAGTACAACATATACATCTATCCAGCTGAAAAGCATTTTTCTGGAAGAGTGTGGATTTTGACAGATGAGAATGTTTTCTCTGCAAGTCTCAGATTCCTTAGTTATACATTGAAAGCTGATATCGGAACGATTCTTGGGGAACGGTCCAGTGAAACAGCTAACTTCGGTTCGAATCGAAAAGGATACTTACTACCAAACACAAAATGCATCGCAAATCTGTCAAAAGCGAGGATTTTGCTTCTTGAAGAGGGGAGACATATAGAGCCAGATATTCCCATAAACCTGAGCCTTGAGGAAAAGATTTCATGGATAATTGGTGAAGCTGATCCTATGCTTGATAAAGCCCTTAAGATTGTCAAAGAGGCTCAAAAAGGGGGTTATTCCTCGTCCGAATAA